TCCTCGTCTTCTCCATCTTCATTCCTGGCGGTGGCCTCTTCGAACTCcctctgcagctgctgcagacgtTGCTTCTCTTTGTGTTTCCGGTACTGGCGCCGCAGGATGAAGAAGAGGGTGACACACGTGGCCACCCCGCAAATCAACGTCAGGATCTTCCAGAGCCGGACCTGAGACTCCTGACGCTGCACCAAGGAGTCATAATCCAGGCTGCTGAGGTAGTACAGCATCCCGGCCTTGGGCGGCTGTAGTTTCAAGATTTTGTTGTCTAGGACCAGCTCACCCACACCCGTTActgtggcccccattttcagcaTCTCTTCCGTCTCCTGGATACCCTTCGGCCTCTCCCCTGTAATGAAGTGCCCCACGACGTTGGTGAAGGACTGTATGGTGGGGTGGAACTTCTCGTAGACCGTCTCCAGGTCCAACTCAGCCGCATCTAGGGGTTTAATTATGCGGATGGATGGGCCGAGGTCGTCACAGTCGTCTCGCGTCAGATCGAAGGGCACGGTGTTGGTTCTCTGGTGGATGACTTTCTCTTGGTCGTTCCTATAAGAGACACAGGCCAAATGCATGGTTATTACTGTTGCATGTCACTGCATCTCGAGTCCagacccagcttttccagactcCAGAATTGTTAATCTTGAAGGAACATCCTTGTACGTACTACTACTGCAAAACTGGGCAAGTgaagcctgggaaagctggatgacatcACACATATTTAGTAATAACCAAGCTTTACCGCTCTCCTGATGGGTCCTATGTGCAGTACTGTATGCCGCAGTAGATCCTCTGCTCCTATACAACTACACAGATAGGCAGATATGCTTTTCTGCAGCCTGGTGAAGCTGGGTCAGCATCTATCATGACCATTTTGACTATAACCCTGGGCTACTTATTCATGGAGACACACTCTTCTTTCCTTTCTATTGTATAATTATGCAGCTTTACCTTTCAGGCGTCTAGGAAACCTGGGTAACAATCTCTGAGGCAGAAGTAATAGCAGTTACATtacggtcacccagcttttccaaacTCCTGAATGTTCAATCAGCCGTAATGCATTGCATGCACCTCGACCGCTGCTTAACTTGGCAGCTTTGCTCTAAAAAAGCTGGAGCTTTAATAGCACTTATACTAGGTGTCACTCAACTTTCCAGACTCCTGAATGGGCAGTCTGATGCATTATTCGGCAGTATATCCTCTGCTGCATAACCAGGCAGATTGGCTTTTAAAGAACCTGGTAAAGCTGGGTGATCCAGTTATGGGACCCGTGTCCAGACTATGATGGTTATCATCCAGCTTTATCAGAATCCTGAAAGGTCAATCTGTCATGTCAGGCACTGGTACATCCTCTGCTTATCCTTCTTCTACAATGTGCCTTTCTGGACTCTGGGAAAGGAGGGAGATAACCTGCTATGATGGAAGTCACCTACTTGTATCACACAGTTGAGCCCTACAGCAGATTTGCCTTTCTGGAGCCTGAGAAAGCTGGGTCATAAAGGCTGAAGGGGCTGTAGTGGCAGTCATACAGGTTGTCACCCAGCTCtcctacttaggctactttcacacttgcggcagagtgatccggcaagcagttccattgccgggactgcctgccggatccggcaatctgcatgcaaacggacagcatttgtagacggatccagatccgtctcacaaatgcattgcgagaacggatccgtctctccggatgtcatacggacaaacggatccgtttctattttttttcacatttttaaaaaaggtCTGCGAATGCACAGactggaaggatggatccggcattgcagtatttttaatgccggatccggcactaatacattcctatggaaaaaaatgccgtatccggcattcaggcaagtgttccgtttttttgcccggagataaaaccgtagcatgctgcggtattatctttgTCCTGAACAGTcataaagactgaactgaagacatcctgatgcatcctgagcggattgctctccattcagaatgcattagaatataaCTGATCagatcttttccggtattgagcccctgtgacggaactctatgccggaaaagaaaaacgctagtgtgaaagtgcctttACAAACATATAACAGCTCGGCAGAAGAGGACGACTCGGGAACATGTGTTTACTGACGATCTGTCCATTTTACAGGAGACGCGCTTTAATTATTTGCCGAAGTTCGGCAGATGGCAGGGAGCGCGGGGCACGTGTCAGGTGACTGCACCTGGGGTGATAGCGCAGGAAGCGTGCCGGCTGTATCCTAGCAAACCAGGCTCTAATGATTAACGAGTGTGACCAGGTCCAGAAAGACAAGCGTCTTATCGGTGGACAAATCTCCCCTACATCCGGACAGCTGCTTCCTGTCCACAAAGTACGCACAAACGGAAAGACGGCAAAGAAAGAGTTAAGCTGCAGGCTTTATTAAAGATACAGTACCATTCAAAATAATCTGCAGTCCTGAATCGTCCTCTTCCGGCAACTTAAAAACTGTGAGCCATTAGATCAGCTCCTGgaaaagctgagtgacaaccaaTACAGCCAACAGGACGGCTCCCACACAAGTTGTCACTCACCTTTCCTACAACCCTGAATGGCATAAGAGCCTAATTATGCAACATCCCTCACAAATCCACCAGGGAAGCTCAACCTACGGcccctccagctgtggcaaaactacagctcccagcatgccctaatagctctaggctgttgggagttgtagttttgcaacagctggagtgccacaggttgggcatccctgccctCTACAAATGCAATAGTTGCTTTATGAAATCAGGAGGACCTTTCCAAGCAAATCCTTTCAAATCCATCAGGGCGGGCAGACACGTGACTCACCAGAGGTGGGTGGTCCTGTTCCAAACCATCTTGtgctcctttaaggagagcctgtggATGACGCCTCGGCAGTTCTCGACAAACTGACTGCTCAGCGACTCCTTCACCGACCTCACGACCCCTGAAACATAATTAATATTACCAGAAATAAGACACGGAAACACAGCCAAAACAAGGCTGACCCATGGAGGCATGGACCCCACAAGACCTCTGAGGTGTCCTGTGGTCTCTGGCAGCAGATCCTGTAAGTTGCTCGGTGCGGCCTCCATGGATCGGACTTTTTGGATGTTTCCAGCACAGATGACGATCACATTGAGATCTGGGGAATCTGGAGACAAGTCATCACATTCATTTCTTTGTCGTGTTCCTCGGCCAgtacattatcctgctgaaagggGCCACTGCCAATAGGGGGCGCCACTGCCATGAGGAGGGTATACTTGTGCGTACAATGTTTAGGTTTTTGGCACTTGTCACGTCCACATGATGTCGAGACCCAAAGTTTTCAGAAGAACATTGCCCAGATCATAACACAGCTTGTCTTGTTCCATTAGTGCAACTGGTGGCATCACTCAGCCATTCGCATCATGTAACGCGAttcctcagaccagaccaccTTCTCCCATTGCTCCATGGTCCACTTCTGATGCTCACGTGGCCACTATAGGCACTTTCAGCAGTGGACGGGGGTAAGTATGAGAACTCTGAACAATCTGCAGCTACACAAGTCCTGTGTGATCTGACACCTTTCTATCACAGCCGGCAGTAACGTTGTCAGCAGTCTTCTCTACAGTGGCTCTTCTGTGGGATCGGACCAGATTGGCTAGCCTTCATTCTCTGCACGTCAATGACCCTGCTGCTGGTTCACTGCTTCTCCTTCCTTCATCCACTTCTGGTAAGTTCTAACTCCTACATAACAAGAAGACCCCCACAGGACCTGCCATTTTGGAGGAGCATTGACTCTAGACATAATCTGGTCCTTGTCACAGTCGCTCTGATCCTTACACTTGCCGATTCttcctgcttccaacacatcAATTTCAAGACCAGACAGGACACTTGCAGCCTAATCTATCCCACCCTCTGACAAGCGCCATTGTCACCAGATGATCAATTGTTATGCACACAAcagtgtaactagaaatgacagcaaatttttgaatggggcccacctTCCCCCAATAAGTTCTTCGCAACCCCCTCCTTtcatgcaacccccactcctgaggctagtaaagatcgctctctccgACCAGGCCCAGCAGCCGCTCCGTCCGTTTCCTACGCTGTATATAAAGTCattgtataagggtactttcacacttgcggcagaggattccggcaggcggtTCCgtctccggaactgcctgccggatccgccaaaatgtatgcaaactgatggcatttgccaGACGGTTCAGGattctgatccgtatgacaaatggattgaaatgccggatccgtctctccggtgtcatccggaaaaacggatccggcattttatttttattttcacatttttgcggTCTGAGTATGAGCAGActgcaatgctggatccgttttgccggaacactcggggccggatccggcattaatgcatttcaataggaaaaaaggcaagtgttccggaattttggatggagataaaaccgcagaatgctgcggtattatctccgtcctgaaaagtcaaaaagactgaactgaagacatcctgattagtgttgagcgaacttgtgttttaagttctgcgtccaaagtttgggttatcgaagaatcgtgttatggattccgctaccacggaccataacggaatttagaatccataatgcgattc
The Bufo gargarizans isolate SCDJY-AF-19 chromosome 2, ASM1485885v1, whole genome shotgun sequence genome window above contains:
- the MUL1 gene encoding mitochondrial ubiquitin ligase activator of NFKB 1, which codes for MESNGRPSLGQIILLASSSAVTAIFYSVYRRKYHSVQTLKGAKKISLDDDLPNILMDLPGKCVPYAVIEGVVRSVKESLSSQFVENCRGVIHRLSLKEHKMVWNRTTHLWNDQEKVIHQRTNTVPFDLTRDDCDDLGPSIRIIKPLDAAELDLETVYEKFHPTIQSFTNVVGHFITGERPKGIQETEEMLKMGATVTGVGELVLDNKILKLQPPKAGMLYYLSSLDYDSLVQRQESQVRLWKILTLICGVATCVTLFFILRRQYRKHKEKQRLQQLQREFEEATARNEDGEDEEARNACSICLSHQKSCVFLECGHVCSCYQCYQALPEPKKCPICRNSISRMVPLYNS